A section of the Clostridium felsineum DSM 794 genome encodes:
- the proC gene encoding pyrroline-5-carboxylate reductase produces the protein MRSKVGFIGCGNMAQAIIKGMVKAKVIENSSIMVSNPSSEKLEKIKEECGVSITNDNKQIALESDIIVLSVKPNKYEEVIDEIKELVQKTAVIVIIAAGVSIEKTRIMFKNNKISVVRAMPNTPALVGEAMTAVAPCKEINEAELKEVMEIFNAFGKCEIVDEKLMDVVTGVSGSSPAYVYMFIEAMADAAVLNGMPREKAYKFAAQSVLGAAKMVLETGNHPGKLKDDVCSPSGTTIEAVYTLEKTGFRSSVISAVDACVKKSKLMSK, from the coding sequence ATGAGGAGTAAAGTTGGTTTTATTGGCTGCGGAAATATGGCACAGGCAATAATAAAGGGAATGGTTAAAGCTAAAGTAATAGAAAATAGCAGCATAATGGTAAGTAATCCTTCCAGTGAAAAACTAGAAAAGATTAAAGAAGAATGTGGAGTTTCAATTACAAATGACAATAAACAGATTGCGTTAGAATCAGATATAATTGTATTATCAGTAAAGCCTAATAAATATGAAGAGGTTATAGATGAAATAAAAGAGTTAGTACAAAAAACCGCCGTAATAGTTATAATAGCAGCAGGTGTTTCAATAGAAAAGACAAGAATTATGTTTAAAAATAACAAAATATCAGTTGTAAGAGCTATGCCGAATACACCAGCATTAGTAGGAGAGGCTATGACAGCTGTAGCACCATGCAAAGAAATAAATGAAGCTGAGTTAAAGGAAGTAATGGAGATTTTTAATGCTTTTGGAAAGTGTGAAATTGTAGATGAGAAATTAATGGATGTAGTAACAGGAGTAAGTGGTTCATCACCTGCATATGTTTATATGTTCATAGAAGCTATGGCAGATGCAGCAGTTTTAAATGGAATGCCTAGAGAGAAAGCTTATAAATTTGCAGCTCAATCGGTGCTTGGAGCAGCTAAAATGGTACTTGAGACAGGTAACCATCCAGGTAAGCTTAAAGATGATGTATGCTCGCCATCCGGAACTACCATTGAAGCAGTATATACACTTGAAAAAACTGGATTTAGATCTTCTGTAATTTCAGCAGTTGATGCATGTGTGAAAAAATCAAAACTTATGTCAAAATAA
- a CDS encoding DUF3369 domain-containing protein, whose translation MFYSEQYILKVIILSKNEYNHEFIAKILYSARIKNASINILHTYSIEECKTIINNNSDAALLFIDLEKPINLKSVDNELFIVTYIRDILKNKSLQIILKNSFAGKYTPDKIVMRYNINQFIYDKDLNENMILSSILSSLNSFETISLTEKSKKGLEQVIKSSSIIFELHSLKKFAVGMLNQLSLIIKSGSNLPYLNTSCFVASRKGKNFYILLGRGNFSSHIGENIVNSVSSNTLRDFKLVISTKKNKFSKDHFILYFNNNYNNEMLIYFDKLTYLAKSSIKTIDLFCKNMNIAFDNICLNHELESTQKEIIFTLGEISEVRSHETGHHVKRVAEYANLIAVKYGLPLKEAEIIKLASPMHDVGKLAIPDCILNKPSSLTNEEFEVMKTHSKIGYDMLKSSNRRLMKSAAIIALEHHEKFDGTGYPYGLKGTNIHIYGRITALADVFDALGTERVYKEAWSLNKILLHFKNQKGRQFDPKLIDIFFDNLDNILSIKSTFPD comes from the coding sequence ATGTTTTATTCAGAACAATATATATTAAAAGTAATAATTTTGAGTAAAAATGAGTATAATCATGAGTTTATAGCTAAAATTTTATATTCAGCAAGAATAAAAAATGCCTCAATAAACATATTACATACTTATTCTATTGAGGAATGTAAAACAATTATTAATAATAATAGTGATGCTGCTCTTTTATTTATAGATTTAGAAAAGCCAATAAATTTAAAATCTGTAGACAATGAACTATTCATAGTAACTTACATACGTGATATATTAAAAAATAAAAGTCTCCAAATAATATTAAAAAATAGCTTTGCTGGGAAATATACTCCTGACAAAATAGTTATGAGATATAACATAAATCAGTTTATTTATGATAAAGATTTAAATGAAAATATGATTTTATCCTCTATACTTTCTTCTTTAAACTCTTTTGAAACTATATCACTTACTGAAAAAAGTAAAAAGGGATTGGAACAAGTAATAAAATCTTCTTCTATAATTTTTGAACTTCACTCCCTTAAAAAGTTTGCTGTTGGCATGCTTAATCAATTATCTTTAATAATTAAATCTGGAAGTAATCTTCCTTATTTGAACACCTCCTGCTTTGTTGCCTCAAGAAAAGGGAAAAACTTTTATATACTTCTTGGGCGAGGTAATTTTAGTTCTCATATAGGTGAAAACATAGTAAATTCCGTTTCTTCTAATACTTTAAGGGATTTTAAACTAGTAATTTCCACAAAGAAAAATAAATTTTCAAAGGATCATTTTATATTGTATTTTAACAACAATTACAATAATGAAATGTTAATTTATTTTGATAAGCTAACTTATCTTGCAAAATCTTCTATAAAAACAATAGATTTGTTTTGTAAAAATATGAATATAGCCTTTGACAATATCTGTCTTAACCACGAACTTGAATCCACTCAAAAAGAAATAATATTTACATTGGGTGAAATATCTGAAGTTCGTTCTCACGAAACAGGTCATCATGTTAAAAGAGTTGCTGAATATGCCAATTTAATAGCTGTTAAGTACGGTCTTCCTTTAAAAGAAGCCGAAATTATAAAACTTGCTTCTCCGATGCATGATGTTGGAAAATTAGCAATACCTGATTGTATACTTAATAAACCAAGTTCTCTTACAAATGAAGAATTTGAGGTTATGAAAACTCATTCTAAAATTGGTTATGATATGTTAAAGTCTTCAAATAGAAGATTAATGAAAAGTGCAGCTATAATAGCTCTTGAACATCATGAAAAATTCGATGGCACTGGCTATCCTTATGGTCTTAAAGGTACCAATATACATATATATGGTCGTATAACTGCTTTAGCCGATGTTTTTGATGCCTTAGGAACAGAACGTGTTTATAAGGAGGCTTGGAGTTTAAATAAAATATTGCTTCATTTTAAGAATCAAAAAGGAAGGCAGTTTGATCCAAAACTTATTGATATATTCTTTGATAATTTAGATAATATCTTGAGTATAAAGAGTACTTTTCCAGATTGA